From Micromonospora nigra, one genomic window encodes:
- the secE gene encoding preprotein translocase subunit SecE, with protein MADNKRRGEDPGDDRLHDETVDDVADDATEADDEPVTRGGGTATRSRARADSADSRPKTRSETDKVGPFGRIARFVREVVAELRKVIWPTRKELLTYTAVVIVFVAVMLTIVAGLDYAFAKGVLWVFGNPS; from the coding sequence GTGGCCGACAACAAGCGGCGCGGCGAGGACCCCGGCGACGACCGTCTGCACGACGAGACCGTCGACGACGTGGCCGACGACGCCACCGAGGCGGACGACGAGCCGGTCACTCGCGGCGGTGGCACCGCGACCCGTTCGCGCGCCAGGGCGGACTCCGCCGACAGCCGTCCCAAGACCCGGTCGGAGACCGACAAGGTCGGCCCGTTCGGCCGTATCGCGCGTTTCGTCCGCGAGGTCGTGGCCGAGTTGCGTAAGGTCATCTGGCCGACCCGCAAGGAGCTGCTGACCTACACGGCCGTGGTGATCGTGTTCGTCGCGGTGATGCTGACGATCGTCGCCGGGCTCGACTACGCCTTCGCCAAGGGCGTGCTGTGGGTCTTCGGCAACCCCAGCTGA
- a CDS encoding MaoC family dehydratase N-terminal domain-containing protein, with amino-acid sequence MPLDPSFVGRTYPPTAPYQVGREKIREFASAIGATDPAHHDPAAARALGHPDVVAPPTFPVVMTMAATRQIVDDPELGVDYSRVVHGDQRFAYTRPVVAGDELVCVNTVEDVRSRGGHDFLTTRTDVSTVAGEPVVAVWSKIVVRGEA; translated from the coding sequence ATGCCTCTGGACCCGTCCTTCGTCGGCCGGACGTACCCGCCGACCGCCCCCTATCAGGTGGGCCGAGAGAAGATCCGTGAGTTCGCCAGCGCGATCGGCGCGACGGACCCCGCCCACCACGACCCGGCAGCCGCCCGCGCGCTCGGTCACCCGGACGTGGTCGCCCCGCCGACCTTCCCCGTGGTGATGACCATGGCCGCGACCCGGCAGATCGTCGACGACCCCGAGCTCGGGGTCGACTACAGCCGCGTCGTCCATGGTGACCAGCGGTTCGCGTACACCCGGCCGGTGGTGGCGGGCGACGAGCTGGTCTGTGTCAACACCGTCGAGGACGTCCGCTCCCGCGGCGGCCACGACTTCCTGACCACCCGGACGGACGTCAGCACCGTCGCCGGGGAGCCGGTCGTCGCCGTCTGGTCCAAGATCGTCGTACGCGGGGAGGCCTGA
- the rplJ gene encoding 50S ribosomal protein L10, whose amino-acid sequence MADKPIRADKATAVAELTENFRNAGAAVLTEYRGLTVSQLTQLRRSLGKETTYTVAKNTLAKRAATEAGISGLDELFTGPTALTFVSGDVVEAAKGLRDFAKANPKLVIKGGVFEGKAITAAEVTKLADLESREVLLAKLAGAMKGNLSKAAALFQAPLSKTARLAAALQDKREKEGAEAA is encoded by the coding sequence ATGGCGGACAAGCCGATCCGGGCCGACAAGGCCACGGCCGTCGCTGAGCTGACCGAGAACTTCCGCAACGCGGGTGCCGCGGTGCTCACCGAGTACCGTGGTCTGACGGTTTCCCAGCTCACCCAGCTGCGGCGCTCGCTCGGCAAGGAGACCACCTACACGGTCGCGAAGAACACGCTGGCCAAGCGTGCGGCGACCGAGGCGGGCATCTCCGGCCTCGACGAGCTGTTCACCGGTCCTACCGCGCTGACTTTCGTTTCGGGCGACGTCGTCGAGGCGGCGAAGGGGCTTCGCGACTTCGCGAAGGCCAACCCGAAGCTCGTCATCAAGGGCGGCGTCTTCGAGGGCAAGGCCATTACCGCGGCCGAGGTCACGAAGCTCGCCGACCTGGAGTCCCGTGAGGTGCTGCTGGCCAAGCTGGCCGGCGCGATGAAGGGCAACCTGAGCAAGGCCGCGGCCCTGTTCCAGGCTCCGCTCTCCAAGACCGCCCGTCTGGCGGCCGCCCTGCAGGACAAGCGCGAGAAGGAAGGTGCCGAGGCGGCCTGA
- the nusG gene encoding transcription termination/antitermination protein NusG, which yields MPEYDETAETTDEQSTVATAAGDESIEAASEPEFPATEPAPDEDFDPVAELRQKLRYAPGDWYVVHSYAGYENKVKTNLETRITSLDMEDYIYQVEVPTREEVEVKNGKRSQVQAKVFPGYILVRMELTAESYSCVRNTPGVTGFVGATDRVDRPAPLSLDEVLKWLAPAVETEQKKARPEVKVLDFEVGDSVTVTDGAFASLPATISEINADQQKLKVLVSIFGRETPVELNFNQVTKI from the coding sequence GTGCCTGAGTACGACGAGACCGCCGAGACCACGGACGAGCAGTCCACGGTGGCGACGGCGGCTGGTGACGAGTCGATCGAGGCCGCCAGCGAGCCGGAGTTCCCCGCCACCGAGCCCGCGCCGGACGAGGATTTCGACCCGGTCGCGGAGCTGCGCCAGAAGCTGCGTTACGCGCCGGGCGACTGGTACGTGGTGCACTCGTACGCCGGCTACGAGAACAAGGTCAAGACCAACCTCGAGACCCGGATCACGTCCCTCGACATGGAGGACTACATCTACCAGGTCGAGGTGCCGACCCGGGAAGAGGTCGAGGTCAAGAACGGTAAGCGTTCGCAGGTCCAGGCGAAGGTCTTCCCGGGCTACATCCTGGTCCGGATGGAGCTGACCGCCGAGTCCTACTCCTGCGTGCGCAACACCCCGGGAGTCACCGGCTTCGTGGGGGCGACCGACCGGGTCGACCGCCCGGCGCCGCTGAGCCTCGACGAGGTGCTCAAGTGGCTGGCACCGGCCGTCGAGACCGAGCAGAAGAAGGCGAGGCCGGAGGTCAAGGTCCTCGACTTCGAGGTCGGCGACTCGGTCACGGTGACCGACGGTGCCTTCGCGTCGCTGCCGGCCACGATCAGTGAGATCAACGCCGATCAGCAGAAGCTCAAGGTGCTGGTGTCGATCTTCGGCCGGGAGACCCCGGTGGAGCTGAACTTCAACCAGGTCACCAAGATCTGA
- the rpmG gene encoding 50S ribosomal protein L33, whose product MAKATDVRPKITLACVECKERNYITRKNRRNDPDRIELKKFCPRDGKHTVHRETR is encoded by the coding sequence GTGGCGAAGGCGACCGATGTTCGGCCGAAGATCACTTTGGCGTGTGTGGAGTGCAAGGAGCGCAACTACATCACGCGCAAGAACCGCCGTAACGACCCGGACCGCATCGAGCTGAAGAAGTTCTGCCCGCGGGACGGCAAGCACACGGTCCACCGCGAGACCCGCTGA
- the rplA gene encoding 50S ribosomal protein L1 — protein MQRSKSYRKAAEVIDRAKLYTPAEAVKLAKETTTAKFDATVEVAMRLGVDPRKADQMVRGTVNLPHGTGKTARVIVFAAGAKAEEAAAAGADEVGTDELVARIQGGWLDFDAAIATPDQMAKIGRIARILGPRGLMPNPKTGTVTMDVTKAVADIKGGKIAFRVDKHSNLHLIIGKASFSESQLVDNYAAVLDEVLRAKPSAAKGKYLKKVTLTTTMGPGVPVDPNVVKNLQESTEG, from the coding sequence ATGCAGCGCAGCAAGAGCTACCGCAAGGCCGCCGAGGTCATCGACCGGGCCAAGCTCTACACCCCCGCCGAGGCCGTGAAGCTGGCCAAGGAGACCACCACCGCCAAGTTCGACGCCACGGTCGAGGTCGCGATGCGCCTCGGCGTCGACCCCCGCAAGGCGGACCAGATGGTCCGCGGCACGGTCAACCTGCCGCACGGCACCGGTAAGACCGCCCGCGTGATCGTGTTCGCCGCCGGTGCGAAGGCCGAGGAGGCCGCCGCCGCGGGTGCGGACGAGGTGGGCACCGACGAGTTGGTCGCCCGGATCCAGGGCGGTTGGCTCGACTTCGACGCGGCGATCGCCACGCCGGACCAGATGGCCAAGATCGGCCGGATCGCGCGGATCCTGGGCCCGCGCGGTCTCATGCCGAACCCGAAGACCGGCACCGTGACCATGGACGTCACCAAGGCCGTCGCCGACATCAAGGGCGGCAAGATCGCCTTCCGGGTGGACAAGCACTCCAACCTGCACCTGATCATCGGCAAGGCCTCGTTCTCCGAGTCCCAGCTGGTCGACAACTACGCCGCCGTCCTCGACGAGGTGCTGCGGGCCAAGCCGTCCGCGGCCAAGGGCAAGTACCTCAAGAAGGTCACCCTGACCACCACCATGGGCCCGGGCGTCCCGGTCGACCCGAACGTGGTGAAGAACCTCCAGGAGTCCACCGAGGGCTGA
- the rplL gene encoding 50S ribosomal protein L7/L12, whose amino-acid sequence MAKLSTDELLDAFKEMTLIELSEFVKQFEETFEVTAAAPAAMMMAGPAGGGAAAEAEPEKDEFDVILDADGGKKIQVIKVVRELTGLGLKEAKDAVESAPKAILEKVNKETAEKAKAKLEGEGAKVTLK is encoded by the coding sequence ATGGCGAAGCTCAGCACCGACGAGCTGCTCGACGCGTTCAAGGAGATGACGCTGATCGAGCTCTCCGAGTTCGTGAAGCAGTTCGAGGAGACCTTCGAGGTCACCGCCGCCGCGCCGGCCGCGATGATGATGGCGGGCCCGGCCGGCGGCGGTGCCGCCGCCGAGGCCGAGCCGGAGAAGGACGAGTTCGACGTCATCCTCGACGCCGACGGTGGCAAGAAGATCCAGGTCATCAAGGTCGTGCGTGAGCTGACCGGCCTGGGCCTCAAGGAGGCCAAGGACGCGGTCGAGTCCGCGCCGAAGGCCATCCTGGAGAAGGTCAACAAGGAGACCGCGGAGAAGGCCAAGGCCAAGCTCGAGGGCGAGGGCGCCAAGGTCACCCTCAAGTGA
- the rplK gene encoding 50S ribosomal protein L11 — MPPKKKLVKTFTLQLPAGQATPAPPVGPALGQHGVNIMEFCKSYNAQTESQRGDIVPAEISVYEDRSFTFVLKTPPAARLLIKAAGVQKGSGVPHKEKVGSVTRAQLREIAEKKMADLNANDLDQAEKIIAGTARSMGLTVAD; from the coding sequence ATGCCTCCGAAGAAGAAGCTCGTCAAGACGTTCACGCTTCAGCTGCCGGCGGGCCAGGCCACCCCGGCGCCGCCGGTCGGCCCCGCGCTCGGCCAGCACGGCGTGAACATCATGGAGTTCTGCAAGTCCTACAACGCGCAGACCGAGTCCCAGCGGGGCGACATCGTCCCCGCCGAGATCAGCGTGTACGAGGACCGGTCCTTCACCTTCGTGCTGAAGACCCCGCCCGCCGCCCGGCTGCTGATCAAGGCTGCCGGTGTGCAGAAGGGCTCGGGCGTTCCGCACAAGGAGAAGGTGGGCTCCGTGACCCGCGCCCAGCTGCGTGAGATCGCCGAGAAGAAGATGGCTGACCTCAACGCCAACGACCTCGACCAGGCTGAGAAGATCATCGCCGGCACCGCCCGGTCGATGGGCCTCACCGTCGCCGACTGA
- a CDS encoding MaoC family dehydratase — translation MELPTQTFRVTRADLVRYAGASGDFNPIHWSDRFATKVGLPGVIAHGMFTMALVGRAVTGWAGAADGVVDFNVRFARPVVVPDDDHGTEVEVSAVVREVTEDGLTRLDITATCQGEKVLSQARVTVRTPR, via the coding sequence ATGGAACTGCCCACCCAGACGTTCCGGGTGACCCGCGCGGACCTGGTCCGCTACGCCGGTGCCTCGGGCGACTTCAACCCCATCCACTGGAGCGACCGGTTCGCCACCAAGGTGGGGCTGCCCGGGGTCATCGCCCACGGCATGTTCACGATGGCGCTGGTCGGGCGGGCGGTGACCGGCTGGGCCGGTGCCGCCGACGGGGTGGTCGACTTCAACGTCCGGTTCGCCCGTCCGGTGGTGGTGCCCGACGACGACCACGGTACGGAGGTCGAGGTGTCGGCCGTGGTGCGTGAGGTGACCGAGGACGGTCTGACCCGCCTCGACATCACCGCCACCTGCCAGGGGGAGAAGGTCCTCTCGCAGGCCCGCGTGACGGTCCGGACGCCACGCTGA